In Struthio camelus isolate bStrCam1 chromosome 3, bStrCam1.hap1, whole genome shotgun sequence, the DNA window GCAGATGTCTGCACACGTTTCAGTGTCAGAGGCAGACACGGTGGGTGGGGGTTTCAAGCACCCTGAGGACCAGGTGAAAGATCCACCAGCATGTCCTCTGGGGTGGGGTCGCCAGCCTCACGGTTGTTATGCAGAGGCAGAAGGAGGAGAGGTGACCGCTCAGATGTCATCTTGCTGTTGTCCACAAGTGTATGCTCCTGTAAGAGTTGTATAAATAGTGCAACTGTTAGCAAAAATAGGAGGCAGGAACTCAGGTAGATCTGGACCAACATGTCACTCTAATATTTATCCCTTTTGCTCCCTATAATGGTACCTACAACCTTTTCCGATCTTTAGGGAGGCGAGGGAAGGAGTGTGCTGGATTTAAAGCTAAATAGACATTTCAGTAACTGCTTCCCATTGCTGACAAATAGGACTCCAGGGCTGcagaacagaagaagaaagtccccatccccatccgAAGCTGaagatttttccctttaaagaagCTTTCTAGAATAACAGCCCCAAAAAGGAATCATTACCTGGAGGTAGTATTGTCCTTCAACCACATGAAGCCCATCAAAGGCACCCAGCACATAAACTTCATCTTCTTGTTTCTCTGCCATCTTGTAATTCAAGTGACAGCAGAGGACTTTCTGGCAAACTGTGAGATTCCCTTCCGGCTTAGTGAGCTCAGTGAAAGTGAACCTGTCATGGAAGATGAGCCCACTGAAATCATGGTCATTTGGTGAGAATCTCTCGATGCTTTGAGCATACGAGCTCCAGTTGACAGCaggagggtaggcaggagaaatGCGAGGGTGTGAACTGAGTTGAGCAACAAGGAGGTGACCATCCTCTGTTTTCATATTGTAATAGTATGCTCTGGCTCCATCTGGTGCATAAATACCACTTCCTGAGGAGAAAACAATTTTGAGTTCAAAAAGAATCAGACATTTCATATTGTCCTCTTAATTGCCCCATTGCTAATATATTCACCATTTTATAAGTACTGCGGAAATGTTAGGGTCCTCAAAGCAGAACTGTAACAACTCAATGCACAGAGATCATACTTTGGCAAAGAATACCATTTGTGTCTCCACATGAGGTCTGCTTAGTGTAGCCAAAAGGCAGAGGGGTACCTTATGGTTTTATTTACAGCCTCCCCAATTCTCTTTTCTCCTATACAGAGCTGCATGAGAATTCCTCTGTTCTGGGTTTGCTGATGTAAAAGGATCATCCACTAGTTGAGAATGTCCAAAACATAAACACATGCAAGTGTCACAGGCCTCTCCTGATAGACATGGAAGGATATGGCAGCTCTGTAGCCCAGTTTATACCAGTTGAGAGCTCCCTGTATGGGGAATCCGCACCTGACCAGTGTCAAATGAGGGAGGGAAATCAATGCACCTACAAGGAAACATATGTCACACCCTATATTGCCGAAGAGCTCTGCCCCTCAGTCACATAATATGGATAACAAGCAGCGAATTGTTAGGCATTTCAAACATGAAGCCCCAGGCAATACTGCGATTTCAGAACACAGTAAAGATACTTGCCTGGTTAAAATATATTATCCCATAAGCTAAGCTCTAGAAAAACACAGTGCCGCCCTATTAAAAGATGCAATGTTATTAGCAGCATTTCCACAACAGgcctgaaaacttgtttttaataatttttccacAACTATGTTAAATATAGCTACAAACAAATCTTGCATTTGGCCAGAATAAACGGAATGATGCACTGGGTTTGCAAGTATATTTAGAATTCTGCATTTAATAGCAGGATCACGGGTGGCAATGAACAGAGCCTAAGTTTCAGAAGTTTCTACTCAGATAAAAGGGGCAGTAGCTTAACTTACAGCTTGCTTAGAGATagtaaaagaaggaaaggaagtccCTAAGAAGctagggaggagaaaagaagatacCATGAATTTTGTTGTGCCTTATATAGCATTAGTTGGGATAATGCTCCTCGGGTTTAAAATGTCATGACTGAAGTCTTCAGCTTCCAAATAAATGGATTATAAGAGCAAAAAAATCACCTTGTAGAACCTTGTAGAACAGAGAATAAAGACTCATGATTACAAAGATTTTTCAGACACTTAAAATTAATTACCTGTCATTGCCAAGCCAGTGTTGTGTGTATTTGCTGAAAGTAAATTGACACCCATACCCATAGCCCAGGCAGAGTGAAATTCAACAGCAGTCAAAAATGGCAAGACATTCATCCAAGCAGTTGGAAACAGCACAGTGTCCACCTGTAACTTGCTCACCAGGACCACCGCAGGCTCACGGAAAAGTATGTCGAAACAAGTGAAGATGCCAAACTTCCCAAAGGGTGTCTCAAAAGTGACAGTCTCTGGCTCTTTAGGGATATTAAACTGAGTTTCTGACATAAAGAGGTTATACtgtagggaaaaggaagaaaaaaaaattagagagagacagagagaaaacaatTACAAGACACCTACTGCAATATCCTGGTGTCATTGCATAAAACTATTCAGAATGACTAAAGAAGCTTTTTTCAATCTGCTGAAGCTATTTTTGAAGCCTTCATATGTAGAAAGTCAGGCTAAGATTGGATGATCACTACAGCACCCAAAAGGTGAATATGGGGAGACAGATATTGTCCTGGCATCTAGACAGAAAAGCAGCTTGGTATCTGCAGATTTTTTGACTTTGATTTGCCACCTGCTACACCCATGAAAATAATCTCTTCAGCCTCCCCATGTTCTTTAAAATTCTGACAACCCAAAAGGCACAAAGAAGAGACATAATAATAGAAGAGgtatgcagaggaaagaaagaaaagaaacagaattgaTGACCCTGATGCAGAGATGCATGGAAGGATTGGAAGCACACAGGTCCAAGAAGAAGTGTGAGATATTACAGTGAGACccgaaacagaaaagaaaaaggttgcaatggtgggaagggggcaggtggtctcagCCAACAGAAAAATCCAAGCATGAGAGGTTctctgcagtgcaacgttttcCTTCCAACTTTTATTCTCCCTTAAGGTTTGCCTTTACTTAGAGTCCTTTTACTGTCCAAGTCACTTGGACAAGAAACACACGTAACCAAAAGCAGGTTACGTGCTAGTAAGCAGGTTCATGTTTACTGGTGCAGTATTTCAAACCTGAACTTGGAACCCAGCTCCAAGttgggctgtgcctggctggcacAAGGGAGACTTCACTTCAGCAATTGTAAGTTTTTCCCTCACCTGCTTTGCTCAGAAACAAATACCTTGGCAACATCCATGAAAAACTAGGTGAAATAACGAGTCCAAAGTGCATTAAATAAACAACTGACTTCAGACTGTCCTTGCCAGCATGTTTGATATCTGGCACACTAAGCCCAAACAACTTTGATGTACCTTGCAGGTACCTACAGGTACAtaagactggaaaaaagaaaagatactttcACTGGGTACAATTGTTTCAATTCAGTCATCTCTTTTTACTCCCAGCATATCCAAATAATTCCTGTTAAGCAAAAATTGGGCTGAAACGAAACAtcactgggggaggggagggagacagAAAAGGGCCAGTCTGCCTCAAATCAGACTATTCCTGTAAGATGAGAGGCAGCTAACATTTAAATTCCTGGAATATGAAGGAATAGTCTGAGGCAAAGCTGGCActgaaaatttaagttttttccccccccccccttgctcaAACAGCAGGATTTCCAGTAAAAGGGAGTTAATAAACTGAGGAAGTCAGCTAAAAATATCTGCCACTAAATTGGACCTGAGCAGTCATTTTTCATTCTAGTCTGCTTTTAGAAATATCACAGTAAATACAGGTTTAGAGTCAATGCCTTCCAGCAAAAGAGATATTCTTTTAAATTAtgaataaaagcaagaaaaaaaaagaggtagggCAACTGCCATGGGATAATAAATGGAattaaattcacttttaaaaggatatattttggAAGCTGTGGAAAAATAGGTCCCAGCTTTCCAAAACCATTTCTTACCTTATGATAACGTGCTATTAATTTCCCTTCTGAATCAAAGACAACATCAGTATTGTACTGATAGCGACCGTCTCTGGGGCAGCTGGGATCACTGGAGTTACACGACTTCTTGTCTCCAATGTTTGCCACCACATAGATAGAGTTATTCCTGGCCATGCAGCTGAGTCGTTCCTGCACTGGTGCAGGAGCAAATCTAATGTGTTttagacaaaagagaaaaaaaaaagacaaacaaatagaGGGTGGAGTGTAGAAGGTCCCCTGGCGGCATCTCTGATCCTGCCCCAAGACAGCATGGGCTTGGGGCAGACATAGGAGCCCTCCCACCAGCACCCGGAAGGAAATACCCCTGGAGGCTCGCAGGATGCCTCTGAACTGCTCTGTGAATACACTTGCTATGTACAGAGCAGGCCATCCCTGGACACAGCACTCTTCTTGCAGTGCAATGCACAGATCTACTTTCCCCAAACCTATATGCATTAGGAACTGGAACAAAAATGTACTTAGACCTGCTTGCCACCACACACACATTCAATGAGAGGCGATGTATACTTAAGTTACTTATGCCtcagttttaaaaagcacagaatgTGCACCTCTCCCAGCACTCACTCCACACTGTTAATCTTCATCTTGAATCCATTGAGGAACATCCTCACATATATAATACTATGGTCTTAAGACCTCATTATCAAGCCTGCATATGTAAAAAGGGCAGACAACCATAGCTGGGACTATGACTCCAGTACTTTTCATGATGTAGGGACATGAAGTCCAGTGCTCAGCTGTAGGTGGTCATGTCGCTGCTGGAACATGATACTCGAATGACTGATCATGTTTCAGAGCACAGATACTCCAGAAATTAGGACCTTATCTTATCTTAATTGTGAAAAGCTAAGATTTGAAGTTTCAGGGTTTCATCATGCAGAAATTTGGACTTTGACTAGTGAACTCATCATTCCATTATTAGTTGCTCAGAAACTAGTTTTCCACAAAAATGTTATGCATGCTTTTATTTGAGCATAGCATTTGCCAGCAAGAAGtaaatacatgaataaataatCAAAAACTTTTGTTACAAGATTTTCAATTAGCTCTAGTCAAAAtagtgtggaaaaaaatgaaaccataATATGAAGTGGCATATTCTGGCAACAAAGCTTTTCTAAATGCCGAGAAAAAGCTTCTACACTTAGCAACCCAAAATCTGTATGTTGTTTAAGGAATTTTTCTTTATGGTGTCTTATTTGGaacatactttttttaaaaaaaagagttcccTTTTCAATTGGTCGTGGATATGCTACATATTTTATCATGCAGCTTACCTCGATATCATATTATGCAACTATTATTGAAACTTTCCCTGATATCAAAAGCATTAGCAGTTCTTACACATTCATTGAGAACAGCTCACTGCTCTGTGAGACACCAGTTTGAAACCACATAAATCACTGCAGAAGGACTCACCTTTTGGGATCAGTGCAGGGAATCCAGTTCACCTCTGGATCAGGAATATCCTCCAGGTAGGGGTAGATGGCTTCTCTGGTGAAACGCCAGCCATAAATGCCGTCTTCAGGAGTCACAATGATGTGGGCACCCTGGCAGGACAGGCTCCGTTAAGAGTTCACCAGGTAACCAGGAGAATCAGCAGAAGGGAAAATGCAAGCTGATAGTGCTAATAATACATCTAGTACCTGCCGGGCGGCTTCCTTGATGGCCCCTTCCAAGATGTCCATGTTTTTGTTCATCAGTGCCAAAGCATCGTCCGGAGAGGGAGGCTCGTTGGCGAGCGCCGGCAGGATCACCGAGTGCTCGTACACAGCCGCAGTGAAGCTATCCCAGGCGACGGCCTGGAGCACTGAGAGGGCGAAAACCGTGCCCTGTACGAGAGGCTGGAAAGCGAGCATGGCTCGTGCCTTGTGGTTCCTGGGAATGGGCATGGGGTATATAAAGCGAATAGAAAAAGGAGTAAAGTTTTCAACAGTTCGCTTTGGAAATAATCATCTATTAAACAATCTGGGAAGGTACAATGTTATACCGTCAACATTTGAGAGCATTCATTCATGGCAAGAAGTCTAAGAATCACTTCTAGGAATTGCGtgtcattttaaattcaaaatgctGATGGGAAATAAAAGGCTAAGAGGGCATTCTGGAACAATATTGGTCTATAACAGTCTTCCTGGAAATAGTGCTTGCAAAACCTATTTTTACATTCCTCTTCAAGCTTCCAAACCTGATCTCTGGGCTCACATGTCCAGACTCGCATGGTTAGGGCTGACTATTTTCTCTGTGAGTGTCCTCTATCACTTAGAAATCCAGCTGGAGGGGAAGGTAGACAAGCAGCACAAAGTACGGTTCTCATACTTCAGAGAGAAGATTATACCTTTTCTAGATATGAGACATATGGACCTGCCATGCCTCTTGCCTTTGGCGAAGAACTTATTATACTTGCAGCAACTGCCCCAAGAGTGTCCTCCCTCATAGGTTCATGATGTGATTTACACTAACCTTTGAACTGTGTTAATCTTTATGTCTCGACCTGAAATATGTATCTACTTTGTGAAAATGAATTAAActtcatacagatttttttactattttttgatATGAAAAGCAAATTTTGCACAGTGACTGCTTTGCAAATAGCACACTACTACCATAGCCTCCATTTCTTCATAAAAGATCTGCTGTTAGAACTGTATCTCTGATCTCGCACTATCTCTGAGGGTAAACTGACATAACCTGGCTAATAATATTTGCTGTTCAATAAGAAATCAAGGAAAATATTCCTCATCCCAACAATATCTCCCTCTTTACTGTGCAATTTCACCCTGAaatcttattttgttttgaaggcATCCTCAGGAGAAACAGGTATTTCAGTGTCCTCTGACAAGATGACATTGTGCTCATAGACGGCTGCAATGTAGCTGTCCAGGGCACAGGCCTCAAGAACAGACAGGATAAAAACCGCAGCAGAGGCATGACCTTTACAAAGACCCATATCTGAAGCCTGGAAGTCACTCCAAATGAGGACGGGGCAAGCAAAGACAGGtgattttattaagaaaagtCTTGCATGAAATTGGGAATTCCCCAGTGCCAGAAAGCCGACACCAAGTGATGCAATCGCCATGTCCGGAAAGTCTCGGGGCATcaaggggcaggagagctgcaaacATTGAGCAATTCTGCGTTACAGCACAGGCAGAGCAGTCACCACTGGGTGCAGCTGAGGAAACGCGTCCCCTGCCAGATTTAAGAACGATACAGGCATGGATACAGGACCAAAGCAACACAGGAATTGCTACAGTGAAGTGAATTGAAGGCAAGCCCAGGTCACAGCAGGAAAACGAGCCAGAGGAGTTTTGAGAAATCTCAGCAAAATCCAGTGCAGACACTTTCCTGGCCAAACTCATGCAGGCAGGGCAGCTAGAGGCAGGCAGCCAGTGCcgagctctgtgctgctgctgttcacaTCCAAGCTCGCTCAGCACAGAGCCAGcgcagggctgcaggggctcagggCCAGCTCCACATTTCGGAGGGCGGGTATCAGGCAGGCTCTTACTCTAAGCAAACCCATCAGCACACCACCCAGTAACTGAGCCCTGAAAAGATCCCCAAAGATCATTGCTGGAACAGCATGATGAACAGGAGTCATAGTTTCTAAATTTTGACTAATGCAACCTCCATCAGTCTCAGCTGCAGGTCACCACTGCCAGAAATCTTAAAGTTAAAGCTGCATGTGCACAATAATGACTTGTGTCTGGTTGCCCAAATCTCTTACCTTCTTTAGGTCCTCCTTTGCTTCACTACCCCTGAGAGAAGTGTTTATTGTTGTCAGCGGTATGTGCAAACTTGTCTTTATACACAGTGCTTTGGTATGTGGATGGATGGGCAGATTTCTGTACGATTGCTTTCCGCGTGCTTGACTCATTCCACACAATAACACATTTCACAATGATAAACGTTATGCAATCTTTGCAGTAAAAGAAATTCAGCACAATATCGGCTCGTGCCAGTCTTctaaggaaaaatattcaaatttttttgGACAGGTACAAATATACCTCAACTAGACAGCAGTGGCCTTCAACCAAATCCTGAAATCAAAATAATAACTAGATTCAGGATGTGGGATCATATATTGCTTACACACACATTCCCTTAGCCAGAGGACTTGTACCTACAGTGAGCAGGCCTGAAGGAGCTGCTTCCTGCTTCCCAGGCTGGAAACGTGCTCCTCCTCTATACCTTCCATATTGGTGAAATGTGGAATTTTCACCAGCAAGGTGAAAGCTCAGTGCCCTCCTTCCACTTGCGCCATAGTCTCCCTTTAATCCAGATCCTTTCCCCAGAATTGACTTGCAGTGTAATCCACTAGGTTCCTGGCCCCAAAACGTGGGCGACAAGCACAGTGTCCACAGTGAGTCTGGACTGATGGGAAGAGCATCTGACTGAACATTCCCTTGCTGGCATGAGATTAGTCTTTGGCCAAGCAGGGGCTGACTCCAACAGTGAACAAGGTTTTAAGAGAGCATGGATCTAGCGATGCAGATGTTGAGCTTTTGTGAGTCAGGCAGGCATTGTCTGAGGTTGGGAAGATGGCTTTTGATCAACATGCGTATGGTATGAGGATGTTATTTCATATGTGAATatctatttgcatttaaaaatagaaagggcTATATGGTGCACTGCAGTGATATTCCACACTGCAGTTTGGACAACATTTTCATTCCCAGATTGTCTCCAGCTCCCTAAATGAAGTGTATTGGGTCAGGGTTGGCTCTCTGACTGGAGCTCCTCATCTGCCTCTACGGTGCAATATTCTGTGCTACAAggtgccacagactgtgcacagaAAGCAGAGCTAAACAACTGCTATTTTAAACTCATAAAAGATTAGTAAGCCTATAGTACAAAAGAGTTACTTCTCAGTAAGTGGTAGCAATAAAGTAATAATGCCGCACTACTACTAAGCAAAGCACACCGAGGAGAAGCTTGTGCAACCAGAATTAAGAAGCATAATTATGATCGTTTTAGCCGATGATGTCATGTCTCATTTGGACATGATGTCAGTGGTGTACAGCTTCAGTTATGGTAACAGCAGGGGAAGGCTGGTGGCTGTGGGTCTTGTTTCAGATGATCCTTTTCATACCACCGTCCAAAAAGCATCGTGCCAAAGCATCGTCCGGAGAGGGAGGCTCGTTGGCGAGCGCCAGCAGGATCACCGAGTGCTCCTATACAACCGCAGTGAAGCTATCCCAGGCGACAGCCTGGAGCACTGAGAGGGTGAAAACTGTGCCCTGTATGAGAGGCTGGAAAGTGCACATGGCTCGTGCCCTGTACTCCCTAGGAAAGCTCCCAGTCAGAGAAACAGTGACAAAGGAGCATacacataaaagaaaagaagggtAAAGTTTAACTTAAAGGAGGGACAAAGTGCTGATCTGTTAAAGCATTACCTTGGAATCAACATCTGAGATGCAATATGGGAAAGCACATTGTGTTGTAAGGATATCGCAActcaaaatacttgaaaattggCAACTTAAGTAGCCAAGCACAATACCGAAATAAGTTACCAAACAAGTGAATAGAAAGAGTTATCTGCATTCTATTGTTAGGTTTTTCTTTGCTACCAATTTCAACACACTTTTACactgcactttctttttttattaataggCATTGTGATAGACTTTTCTGTGCATTTTGGCTCAGTTTTGATATCTAAGTAAAGCGTGGATGTATCACCCCTGGAGCAATGTTTTGTGAAGTCCAAATGACAAAAATGATGGCCCTAGGAACCATTTGCTTTATTCCACTGTCTTTACATTCCTCAAATCCTGTGCTACACATCATTGTTTGTAGCTTGCTTCCCAGAGTTTCTTTAGATCAAAGTCTTTACATTATCCCGCTGTACTTAGAACTGTCCCTTGCTTTTATCCCACCGACTTTCAGAATGgaaattaaaacagaacaaaatacttCCCACAACTTTCAAAACTGATAAAAAGGGCACAAAAATCAACCTCACTTTTAGTTAAGCCAGCttttaaagaataataataataaaaataattttaaaaaatattttaaggaacttGATTACATTTTGAGCTGCTTCATCTCTCAGTTTTTACACAAAATTATCTTTtgctaggaggaaaaaataagctcTGGTTTCATTCACACTACAATAGGTAATACAACAGGAGCAACTAACCTGTAGAATAGCTGTAAGTATTACCTGAGGATATCTGACTATACGAAAAGGCTAAAGCATAGCTTTTGTTTTGCTATAGATTACTTTTCAACAGACTTCCACAAGAAAATAAGCATCTGGAGGAAATGTTTTCCCCTTGAAATCAGTCAGGTAAGCTGCCAGCTTGATTGTTTTCCAAGAACCTCCTTGCCAGGCTGCCACTTGCCTGAAGCAGAAGGACAAACTGTTCCCCAGGCTGTGCCTCAGCTCATGTCCCCCCTGCCCAGAAAAAATATGCTTACTGAAGAAGTCATCACCTTTAACCCTTTAGTTCAGTTcaatacaaatacattttcctatgactttttccacaaaaaaagacACTCCAGTACTGGCAGTGTTCTCATTTGGGAAAGGTTTTTCCTGAATAGCAGGAAGCAGAACAGGGTGCCTGACTTTTGCTTACGGCAGGCTCTCCTTGTAGAGCTGTTTCTTCTAATCCGGAAGTGCTGTGCGCGAAAGCAAAAGCTAGAGAGTTCCCTGCTAGAGCAGCACGAACTGAGTGAGAGTTTCAAGCATTATGAAAATCAATGTGCATCTGATAATCTGAGTATCTGCAGCCTCTAATCTGAGTATTTTTCTGGGTACTTTGCTATTTATAGCATGCTTATTCAGGAGCCATAAATGGGAGCCTTTAAAAGACTTCAAAAGAGATTTCAGTGATAACTGAAGTAATGCAGCttggaagcctttttttttttttatattagttcTGATTTTCACATCAACTGAAATATGGCTTGTGTCACATTAACCACAGTTAGCCATAAGCCTGAAGTAGGAAGCAGTAAATGTCCCCTTGTTTAGGAACAGCTAAGAAAACATTCAGCCCGGGAAGGCGACTGACCAAGGACAAAAAGCAACAGGCAGAGGGGATGgagcactgccccacactgcccaGGACAGGGACATTTCAGCTGGACGGAGGCATTCCTGCCTGCCAAACCAGGAGGtcacccagcagcaaggaaataacccaggttaaaaaaataaatctgctgaATAAAACCTTATGAAACTACAGCAGTGCAGGCTATAGGTAGTGTATGGGGAAGTTCATTTTAGAGCTCCAACTACCTTTCACACCACTGTTCTCCCAGTCCACTCTTTCTTCTCACCCCTGTGTTGTTCCCTCTGCTACTGTCTGAAGATGAGGGCTATCTGAGGACCTACTTGTGCCAAACAGGATATAATCCAATGTCAAATCAGCTTCGCTGTAGAAGTAGTCTGCCTTCAAATTGTTGTCCTGCTTCTTGTGCTGAGAGAGATTCTGTGGAAAGCTACTGTTTAGCTGAGGAGTTAATCTTTTCCTGGACAAATCTGTGTGAAGGGACACACCTACAACTACGCAATCTTTTCAcagaagcagtgggagcatgcGCTCAGGGGCAGGGAGATCAGAAGCCATCCGTTTTTAGCAAAAGCACATGATTGTGTTGCTTAGGTATAACAGGAAACCATATGCTAGGGTTCAGATAAAAATGTAGAGGCAGAGACTTTTTCTCCATACAAAGCAAGAGTGTTCTCTCTTATTACTGTTACGGAACTGCAGCACTGTGTTACAATTTAATACCAATCTACAAactaaaatctgatttttacAACATTTACTTTGTTTATTTCATTCAAATACAAAGTATTTTATGTCCACTAAGTCTTTTTTTATGATTTCTGTCAGATTAAATGTGaacattgcttttatttcaaaacaaactttcagaataaaaaataaacttaacTCTACATAGACAACTTAACCATACCACCTAAAGTAATCCACTTCAAAACACACCTCCTTTTtggttattttgttgttgttgccgtTTTCTGGAAACTACACTCTGCTTTCAGTGCAGTGCCTGCACCCACACACATGCAAGTCCATCCAATCTGTTCAAACTATCAGCCAGCCTTTCCTAAAACCTGCCTGCAAATTCCTGACCCTGCCTCATGTCAGCATGAGCAACCATTTCACTGGGAGACAGACACGTACCTGTGAAGTTGCTAATTTCTGAGAATTATTGATAGGGACCCACCTGACTGCTCAGAAAAGATGGTACAGTTTTCACTAGTTTTGTGGAAAGGTCATTTTCCACACTTTAAAACTGTGGCCAGGAAAAGCAGTGTCCTCAAACTATAATTTAGGGTGCAACACAAAAAATATTACAACAGTGTGGGCTGAGTTAAATATCAAGCTTTGAAGCAACAGTGTTTTgaggctttctttcttttccaaattaaatcacagaatcacagaatggttgaggttggaagggacctctggagattatctagtccaacctccctgctcaagcagggtcacctagagcatattgcccaggatcacatccagacgggttttgaatatctccagggaaggagactccactacctctccgggcaacctgctccagtgctcaggcaccctcacagtccagaagtttttcctcaggttcagatggaacttcttgtgcttcagtttatacccgttgcctcttgtcttgttgctgggcaccacggagaagagtctggcctcatcctctcaacaccctcccttcagatacttacacacattgatgagatcgcctctcagtcttctcttctccaggctgaacaggcccagctctcacagcctttcttcagagcagaggtgctccagtcccctcatcatcttggtagccctccgctggactctctccagtagcgccatgtctctcttgtagtggggagcccagaattggacacagtactccaggggaggcctccccagggctgaggagaggggcaggatcacctccctccacctgctggcgacactctgcctcatgcaccccgggATCCCAGTgggcttcttggccacaagggcacactgctggctcatgcttaacttgttgtccaccaacactcccaggtccttctcggcagagctgctttgcagcaggtcagcccccagcctgcactggtgcatggggttgttcctgcctaggtgcaggcccCTGCACTCGCCttggctgaacttcaggaggttcctctcc includes these proteins:
- the LOC104153127 gene encoding pantetheinase isoform X1, which encodes MPIPRNHKARAMLAFQPLVQGTVFALSVLQAVAWDSFTAAVYEHSVILPALANEPPSPDDALALMNKNMDILEGAIKEAARQGAHIIVTPEDGIYGWRFTREAIYPYLEDIPDPEVNWIPCTDPKRFAPAPVQERLSCMARNNSIYVVANIGDKKSCNSSDPSCPRDGRYQYNTDVVFDSEGKLIARYHKYNLFMSETQFNIPKEPETVTFETPFGKFGIFTCFDILFREPAVVLVSKLQVDTVLFPTAWMNVLPFLTAVEFHSAWAMGMGVNLLSANTHNTGLAMTGSGIYAPDGARAYYYNMKTEDGHLLVAQLSSHPRISPAYPPAVNWSSYAQSIERFSPNDHDFSGLIFHDRFTFTELTKPEGNLTVCQKVLCCHLNYKMAEKQEDEVYVLGAFDGLHVVEGQYYLQICTLLKCKSTDLKSCGQPMETAQTKFDTFSLSGTFGTHYVFPEVLYSGVQLAPGEFEVLSDGRLINKIGPTKPVITVTLFGRWYEKDHLKQDPQPPAFPCCYHN
- the LOC104153127 gene encoding pantetheinase isoform X2 is translated as MLAFQPLVQGTVFALSVLQAVAWDSFTAAVYEHSVILPALANEPPSPDDALALMNKNMDILEGAIKEAARQGAHIIVTPEDGIYGWRFTREAIYPYLEDIPDPEVNWIPCTDPKRFAPAPVQERLSCMARNNSIYVVANIGDKKSCNSSDPSCPRDGRYQYNTDVVFDSEGKLIARYHKYNLFMSETQFNIPKEPETVTFETPFGKFGIFTCFDILFREPAVVLVSKLQVDTVLFPTAWMNVLPFLTAVEFHSAWAMGMGVNLLSANTHNTGLAMTGSGIYAPDGARAYYYNMKTEDGHLLVAQLSSHPRISPAYPPAVNWSSYAQSIERFSPNDHDFSGLIFHDRFTFTELTKPEGNLTVCQKVLCCHLNYKMAEKQEDEVYVLGAFDGLHVVEGQYYLQICTLLKCKSTDLKSCGQPMETAQTKFDTFSLSGTFGTHYVFPEVLYSGVQLAPGEFEVLSDGRLINKIGPTKPVITVTLFGRWYEKDHLKQDPQPPAFPCCYHN